Proteins encoded together in one Lysinibacter cavernae window:
- a CDS encoding DedA family protein, with amino-acid sequence MDALNDFILQLGASPWVFAITFVVVAIDGFFPPIPSESILVALAALSVSSGNPNLILLILAAAAGAVAGDHIAYAIGRLLGLEKFRWMRAPRVVAAIDWARRGLERRAATLILVGRFIPVGRVAVSMTAGATRFSRRRFFALTVLAGTCWATYSAVVGLVAGAWFAENPVVGAVVAVVVALVLGVALDAVIAALVRRRDAKDAAREHAAPAQLPTPDERVPGETATTGPLGTR; translated from the coding sequence ATGGACGCACTCAACGACTTTATCCTTCAGCTGGGAGCTTCGCCGTGGGTCTTCGCTATTACCTTCGTGGTTGTTGCGATTGACGGGTTCTTTCCGCCCATCCCGAGCGAATCCATCCTCGTTGCGCTTGCCGCGCTCTCGGTGAGTTCTGGCAATCCGAACCTCATCCTGTTGATTCTTGCCGCGGCGGCGGGGGCAGTCGCCGGCGATCACATAGCGTACGCAATTGGACGGTTGCTTGGCCTCGAAAAGTTCCGGTGGATGCGCGCCCCTCGGGTTGTCGCAGCGATCGATTGGGCCCGCCGCGGGCTTGAGCGGAGGGCCGCGACCCTCATCCTTGTTGGCCGGTTTATTCCCGTTGGTCGGGTGGCCGTAAGCATGACGGCAGGGGCAACCCGCTTTTCCCGCCGTCGCTTCTTTGCTCTGACCGTGCTCGCTGGTACCTGCTGGGCAACGTATTCGGCTGTTGTCGGCCTGGTGGCTGGCGCGTGGTTTGCGGAGAACCCCGTTGTGGGTGCCGTCGTTGCCGTTGTGGTCGCGCTGGTACTCGGTGTTGCGCTTGACGCCGTGATTGCTGCGCTGGTCCGTCGGCGCGATGCGAAGGATGCCGCTCGTGAGCACGCGGCGCCAGCGCAACTACCGACGCCTGACGAGCGCGTGCCGGGGGAGACGGCAACAACCGGGCCTCTCGGAACGCGATAA
- a CDS encoding LuxR family transcriptional regulator — MAGTHSEMGAVFLPRPRLVRRLQRQAPLTLVSGIVGSGKSTLINEWLAGQHSDDVAATVRLSLNSTLTTRLSIWAAVVESTLQKSPDHEAFGNRALLGMLQRGIEPENLMEQFLDVLATHSTPATLVIEDLQWAPDEIVHDLIRLVTESHRLFVVITTNDDTAINDLAAERGIVTKRIREASLAMSSTEIFELLRLSVAENDETLSDIAAIINDDVAGHALSVELAIEQYRRSQPGVPWVGVDLDHIAMHMHRVASASGPNDYEAANFMGFVGSLSVARQFTVEVARLLFRQEAVADYFDRLNQNHLGEWVANHVLDELEFVWSPHVWTRLQRSSGIRTRSPFIQEQRRRLAEWDVAHGLFDRAVGLYLFDGEWASAEHVVRHHFRDLLEGPPAELVESFLALDSAQLEAYPSLYLANALLRIRSSGLNGAGEDLLRKYLQVQTNHTSTNPGDYLRDIAGLAAVHGLLGQGAEARHWALRGREVVVGSDAATLGALGVNESFASDCLALAQALLQLDEFAAATEMFRYSLEYGRPGGVVVEDAQVALFALSEFFGETNILSADGYATASATLPMRSVTREANQALYYVGRAWAELDAGDPERGLIEASAAVQCVDVPERWGLVVGTRVFALVTAGHSSYAADLFNDYLEKRIASRGDESVNSFMLFVGVTANLSAGRLVDAQRFVAQLTAADPLSAMARALYALVISDHEGALAALDLNLQRPIFTSRVTVAFWLMRATAALRGGSREVALEYLERAVIPAVQNKLRFIFSCISREDFDALRVLAEERGGRPLINHMDELSSASHFMPKALVNSSLTDRETAVLRISQKVSTNAQIAEELFVSVNTVKSQLRSVYKKLGVSDRDDALALAARLGLFD; from the coding sequence GTTGCGGCAACGGTGAGGCTCTCCCTGAACTCGACCCTCACAACACGCCTGTCCATCTGGGCCGCAGTTGTTGAGAGCACGCTGCAGAAGAGTCCTGATCATGAGGCGTTCGGAAACCGGGCGCTCCTCGGAATGCTGCAGCGGGGCATTGAGCCCGAAAACCTGATGGAACAGTTTCTTGACGTCCTGGCAACCCACTCAACCCCGGCGACGCTGGTCATCGAAGACCTCCAGTGGGCACCAGACGAAATTGTGCACGACCTCATCAGACTGGTCACAGAGAGCCACCGGTTATTTGTTGTGATCACGACAAATGACGACACAGCGATCAACGACCTTGCCGCTGAACGGGGAATCGTCACGAAGCGCATCCGCGAAGCCTCACTGGCGATGAGCAGCACCGAAATCTTTGAGTTATTGCGCCTGAGCGTTGCAGAAAACGATGAAACCCTGAGCGATATCGCCGCGATCATCAATGACGATGTTGCGGGTCACGCGCTGAGTGTCGAACTTGCGATTGAGCAATACCGTCGAAGCCAGCCGGGCGTGCCGTGGGTTGGCGTTGACCTCGACCACATCGCAATGCACATGCACCGCGTCGCATCTGCGAGCGGTCCGAACGACTACGAAGCCGCGAACTTTATGGGTTTTGTTGGCAGCCTGTCTGTTGCGCGCCAATTTACGGTTGAGGTCGCCCGCCTGCTGTTCCGGCAAGAAGCTGTTGCCGACTATTTTGATCGTCTGAACCAGAACCACCTCGGCGAGTGGGTAGCCAACCACGTTCTCGACGAGCTCGAATTTGTGTGGAGCCCACACGTCTGGACCCGTCTCCAGCGATCATCCGGCATCCGCACGCGAAGCCCCTTTATCCAAGAGCAGCGGCGTCGGCTAGCCGAATGGGACGTTGCGCATGGCCTGTTCGACCGGGCGGTTGGGCTGTATCTCTTTGATGGCGAGTGGGCGAGCGCCGAGCACGTCGTTCGTCACCATTTTCGGGATCTCCTTGAGGGGCCGCCCGCCGAGCTTGTTGAGTCGTTTCTCGCGCTCGACAGCGCGCAGCTTGAGGCGTATCCGTCCCTCTACCTGGCAAACGCGCTGCTGCGGATTCGGTCGTCGGGGCTGAACGGGGCAGGCGAAGACCTCCTCCGCAAATATCTGCAGGTGCAGACGAACCATACTTCGACAAATCCAGGCGATTACCTTCGTGATATCGCTGGTCTTGCTGCCGTGCACGGGCTGCTTGGGCAGGGGGCTGAGGCCCGCCACTGGGCCCTCCGCGGCCGAGAGGTTGTTGTTGGAAGCGACGCGGCAACGCTTGGCGCCCTCGGCGTGAACGAGTCCTTTGCCTCCGACTGCCTTGCTCTTGCTCAGGCCCTTCTGCAGCTCGACGAGTTTGCCGCCGCCACCGAGATGTTCCGCTACAGCCTCGAATACGGCCGCCCTGGCGGCGTTGTGGTTGAGGATGCTCAGGTGGCGTTGTTCGCGCTTTCCGAGTTTTTTGGCGAGACGAACATCCTCAGCGCCGACGGGTACGCAACCGCGAGCGCAACGCTGCCGATGCGCTCGGTGACACGGGAGGCCAATCAGGCCCTCTACTACGTCGGCAGGGCTTGGGCCGAGCTGGATGCTGGCGACCCAGAGCGGGGACTGATCGAGGCTTCTGCCGCGGTGCAGTGTGTCGACGTTCCTGAGCGCTGGGGGCTCGTTGTTGGTACTCGTGTGTTTGCGCTTGTCACTGCCGGGCATTCCTCCTACGCGGCGGATCTCTTTAACGACTACCTCGAAAAGCGGATTGCGTCGCGCGGTGACGAGAGCGTCAACTCGTTCATGCTGTTTGTTGGCGTAACGGCAAACCTGAGCGCCGGTCGGCTCGTGGATGCGCAGCGTTTCGTAGCCCAATTGACGGCCGCTGACCCGCTATCGGCTATGGCGCGTGCCCTCTACGCCCTTGTGATCTCAGACCACGAAGGTGCCTTGGCCGCCCTCGATCTCAACCTCCAACGGCCGATCTTCACGAGCCGTGTGACCGTGGCCTTCTGGTTGATGCGCGCGACAGCCGCGCTGCGTGGAGGCTCGCGTGAGGTTGCCCTTGAATACCTTGAACGCGCCGTGATTCCTGCCGTACAGAATAAGCTTCGGTTCATCTTCTCGTGTATCTCACGGGAAGACTTCGACGCCCTCAGGGTGCTTGCTGAAGAGCGTGGCGGTCGGCCGCTGATCAACCATATGGACGAGCTGAGCTCGGCAAGTCATTTCATGCCAAAGGCGCTCGTGAATTCCTCCCTCACCGATCGTGAAACGGCCGTGCTCCGTATCTCGCAGAAGGTGTCTACCAACGCGCAGATTGCCGAGGAGCTGTTTGTCTCGGTCAACACGGTGAAGTCACAGCTACGAAGCGTCTACAAGAAGCTCGGGGTAAGCGACCGTGACGACGCGCTGGCACTTGCTGCGAGGCTTGGACTGTTCGACTAA